A single genomic interval of Juglans regia cultivar Chandler chromosome 1, Walnut 2.0, whole genome shotgun sequence harbors:
- the LOC108992869 gene encoding protein KINESIN LIGHT CHAIN-RELATED 2 yields MPGRLAMDAIHGNSVLDHEFNGSQTSNQESSVRSPLSTQSAQSDSIDLAIDGVFDTSIDQLYHNVCEMQSSDQSPSRTSFVSYGWESRIDSELRHLVGASEEFEVTKEVLVENKEMSNGGDLTPEKENGSVAKKSAKKSKTQFASPKQLSRLQLDYGASAKSSPRSKSSHERPPIDKRYEKNSRKVNAVFAMKKQRNVALLKEKLRNGVEDPLVAGLDNPELGPFLLKQTRDMITSGEKPQKALVLALRALKSFEICANGKPSLELVMCLHVLAAIHCSLGQYNEAIPILERSIDIPVIEEGQNHALAKFAGCMQLGDTYAMLGQIENSILFYTAGLEIQRQVLGETDPRFGETCRYIAEAHVQALQFDEAEEHCQMALDIHRKNGSPASLEEAADRRLMGLICDAKGDYEAALEHYVLASMAMAANGQEIDVASVDCSIGDAYLFLARYDEAVFSYQKALTVFKSAKGENHPAVASVFVRLADLYHKIGKFKESKSYCENALRIYRKPYPGIPSEEIASGLIDVSAIYQSMNELERSLRLLKKALKIFGDAPGQQNTIAGIEAQIGVMYFIMGNYSDSYNTLESAITKFRMSGEKKSALFGIALNQMGLACVQRYAINEAADLFEEARSILEKEYGPYHPDTLGVYSNLAGTYDAMGRLDDAIGILEYLVGMREEKLGTANPDVDDERRRLAELLREAGRVRNRKTRSLVTLLDTNPEIINDNGIKVL; encoded by the exons ATGCCTGGCCGATTAGCTATGGATGCAATACATGGGAACAGTGTGCTAGACCACGAATTTAATGGAAGCCAAACATCGAATCAGGAAAGCTCTGTAAGAAGTCCGTTGAGTACGCAAAGTGCTCAAAGTGATTCCATTGATCTGGCTATTGATGGCGTTTTTGACACCTCTATCGACCAGCTGTATCACAATGTCTGTGAGATGCAGAGCTCGGATCAGTCACCCTCAAGGACTAGCTTTGTGTCATACGGATGGGAATCAAGGATTGATTCAGAATTGCGTCATCTTGTTGGAGCTAGCGAGGAATTTGAGGTAACAAAGGAGGTGCTCGTAGAAAATAAGGAAATGAGTAATGGAGGTGACTTGACTCCAGAGAAAGAGAACGGTTCTGTTGCTAAAAAGTCGGCAAAGAAGTCTAAGACCCAATTTGCAAGTCCTAAGCAGCTTTCTCGCTTACAATTGGACTATGGAGCATCAGCAAAATCAAGTCCCAGGAGTAAATCTTCTCATGAGAGGCCTCCCATTGATAAGAGGTATGAGAAGAATTCCAGAAAGGTAAATGCAGTTTTCGCCATGAAAAAGCAGAGAAATGTTGCTTTACTCAAAGAAAAACTTCGGAATGGAGTCGAGGATCCTCTTGTGGCAGGACTAGATAACCCTGAACTTGGCCCGTTCTTGCTTAAACAAACTAGGGATATGATTACCTCTGGTGAAAAGCCTCAGAAAGCTCTTGTATTGGCTCTTCGGGCATTGAAGTCGTTTGAGATATGTGCAAACGGGAAGCCCAGTTTGGAGCTGGTCATGTGTTTACATGTTTTGGCAGCAATACACTGCAGCTTAGGCCAATACAATGAGGCAATTCCGATTCTTGAGCGCTCAATTGACATCCCAGTGATAGAGGAGGGCCAAAATCATGCACTAGCTAAGTTTGCTGGATGCATGCAATTAGGTGATACTTATGCAATGCTAGGTCAGATTGAGAATTCAATACTGTTTTATACAGCAGGTCTTGAAATCCAGAGGCAAGTATTGGGAGAAACAGACCCTCGATTTGGCGAGACATGTCGCTATATAGCTGAGGCACATGTTCAAGCATTGCAGTTTGATGAGGCCGAGGAGCATTGTCAGATGGCTCTTGACATCCACAGGAAGAATGGTTCTCCTGCTTCTCTTGAAGAAGCAGCAGACAGGAGGCTCATGGGACTTATCTGTGATGCAAAGGGAGACTATGAAGCTGCTCTTGAGCACTATGTTTTAGCAAGCATGGCCATGGCAGCCAATGGCCAGGAAATAGATGTAGCTTCAGTTGATTGCAGCATTGGAGACGCGTATCTATTCTTGGCTCGGTATGATGAAGCAGTATTTTCTTATCAGAAAGCACTCACGGTCTTTAAATCAGCTAAAGGAGAGAATCATCCAGCTGTTGCTTCGGTTTTTGTTCGTTTAGCTGACTTGTACCACAAGATAGGGAAGTTCAAGGAATCCAAATCTTATTGTGAAAATGCACTTCGAATCTATCGAAAGCCTTACCCTGGGATCCCCTCAGAGGAGATTGCCAGCGGTCTTATCGATGTTTCTGCTATCTATCAATCTATGAACGAATTGGAGCGATCACTCAGACTACTTAAGAAGGCTTTGAAAATATTCGGTGATGCCCCTGGTCAACAAAACACGATTGCAGGAATTGAGGCGCAGATAGGGGTCATGTATTTTATAATGGGGAACTACTCTGACTCATACAACACCTTGGAAAGTGCCATTACCAAGTTTCGGATGAGTGGAGAGAAGAAATCTGCACTGTTTGGGATTGCTCTTAACCAAATGGGACTTGCCTGTGTGCAGCGCTATGCAATAAACGAGGCTGCAGATCTTTTTGAAGAAGCAAGAAGTATACTGGAAAAGGAATATGGGCCATATCATCCAGATACATTAGGGGTCTATAGCAATCTTGCTGGCACTTATGATGCAATGGGAAG GCTGGATGATGCCATTGGAATTTTGGAATATCTCGTTGGAATGAGAGAAGAGAAGCTAGGAACAGCAAATCCTGATGTGGATGACGAGAGGCGGAGGTTAGCAGAGTTGTTGAGAGAAGCCGGCAGGGTCCGGAACAGGAAAACCAGATCACTAGTTACACTCCTCGACACCAACCCTGAGATCATAAACGACAATGGTATTAAGGTATTGTAA
- the LOC108992870 gene encoding GDSL esterase/lipase At3g27950-like yields the protein MDSMRLCGVLRLVVVGFLVLPAVVLGGSGPRRCEFPAIFNFGDSNSDTGGRSAALSEVHQPNGETFFGHPSGRVCDGRLILDLIAEELKSPYLSAYLDSIGTDFRHGANFATGGSSIRPGGYSPFHLWIQMSQFMRFKSQTEALYNNQLDPSRKIPPVKSSLPMPKDFSKALYIFDIGQNDLAYGFQYTTLEQVRLSIPDILSELSQAVHQLYKEGARIFWVHNTGPIGCLPKSVINDRSKPGNLDQIGCVKPQNEIAQEFNRQLKDMVFKLRAQLPDAALTHVDMYSAKYALISNAKNEGFVDPFELCCGSYYGYYIDCGKKEIVNGTVYGSLCQNPSRHVSWDGIHYSESANLWIANRILNGSFSDPPVSIREACYHPKNLVGVEECN from the exons ATGGATTCGATGAGGCTATGTGGTGTGTTGCGGCTCGTGGTTGTGGGCTTCTTGGTGCTTCCAGCGGTGGTGTTGGGCGGCAGCGGTCCACGGAGATGCGAGTTTCCAGCAATATTCAACTTTGGAGACTCAAACTCGGACACCGGAGGAAGATCTGCCGCATTGTCAGAGGTTCATCAACCCAATGGAGAAACCTTCTTTGGACATCCTTCGGGAAGGGTTTGTGATGGCCGTCTCATCTTAGATTTGATAG CCGAGGAGCTGAAATCACCATACCTGAGTGCATACTTGGACTCGATCGGGACGGATTTCAGGCATGGTGCAAATTTTGCAACAGGAGGTTCATCCATTCGTCCAGGCGGGTATAGTCCATTCCATCTCTGGATTCAGATGTCCCAGTTCATGCGTTTTAAATCTCAAACAGAAGCTCTGTATAACAATCAACTTGACCCTAGCA GAAAGATCCCACCAGTCAAAAGCAGCCTCCCAATGCCTAAGGACTTCTCAAAGGCTCTTTACATATTTGATATTGGACAGAACGATCTGGCCTATGGTTTTCAATACACGACATTAGAACAAGTTCGACTTTCCATCCCTGATATCTTAAGCGAGTTGTCCCAAGCAGTGCAT CAATTGTACAAGGAAGGTGCAAGAATATTTTGGGTACATAATACAGGCCCAATCGGTTGCTTGCCAAAAAGCGTTATAAATGACCGATCTAAGCCTGGTAATCTGGATCAGATTGGGTGCGTGAAGCCTCAGAATGAGATAGCTCAGGAGTTCAACAGGCAGCTCAAGGACATGGTGTTTAAACTGAGGGCACAGCTCCCTGATGCAGCATTGACACATGTCGACATGTATTCCGCTAAATATGCACTAATCAGCAATGCAAAGAATGAAG GTTTTGTCGATCCATTTGAGCTCTGTTGTGGGAGTTACTATGGATACTATATTGATTGTGGGAAGAAAGAAATAGTTAATGGAACGGTTTATGGTAGTCTATGTCAGAATCCATCAAGGCACGTTAGCTGGGATGGCATACACTACTCTGAGTCAGCCAACCTATGGATTGCAAACCGAATTCTCAATGGCTCCTTCTCTGACCCACCAGTTTCAATTCGGGAGGCATGTTATCATCCCAAGAATTT GGTTGGTGTCGAGGAGTGTAACTAG